A genomic region of Legionellales bacterium contains the following coding sequences:
- the prmA gene encoding 50S ribosomal protein L11 methyltransferase, translating into MTWLSIHFNTTDQHAEHLSDALSFAGAKAVTLQDAADQPLLEPNPKQTPLWHQVEVIGLFDATENPEMILTTLRLFVDETLVKNYWLHYIAEEDWVTKTQQDFKPIKIPPLCICPNWVDINEPDCITVKINPGLAFGTGTHPTTALCLNWLSQQSLQQHTVVDFGCGSGILSLAALALGAETVYAIDHDEQALIATQNNYELNQFHGHLTLLMPEDIPEITADILIANIVLKPLIELRDIFLSLLAPHGKIVLSGILASQLPELLQHYQAYFSAYTLQQQEEWLLIEAVLNR; encoded by the coding sequence ATGACCTGGTTAAGTATTCATTTTAACACAACCGATCAACATGCCGAACATTTGAGTGATGCCTTGAGTTTTGCAGGAGCTAAAGCTGTCACGCTGCAAGACGCGGCCGATCAGCCGTTGTTAGAGCCTAATCCTAAACAAACACCGTTATGGCATCAAGTCGAAGTCATCGGTTTATTTGATGCCACAGAAAATCCTGAAATGATTTTAACTACCTTAAGATTATTTGTGGATGAAACCCTGGTAAAAAATTATTGGTTACATTATATCGCCGAAGAAGATTGGGTCACTAAAACTCAGCAAGATTTTAAACCAATTAAAATTCCACCGTTGTGTATTTGTCCTAATTGGGTGGATATTAACGAACCGGATTGTATCACGGTAAAAATTAATCCTGGTTTAGCGTTTGGTACTGGAACTCATCCCACCACGGCATTATGTCTCAACTGGCTTAGTCAACAATCTCTTCAGCAACACACTGTGGTGGATTTCGGCTGTGGTTCGGGAATTTTGAGTTTAGCCGCACTGGCTTTGGGTGCAGAGACTGTTTATGCGATTGATCACGATGAACAAGCCTTGATCGCTACCCAAAATAATTATGAATTAAATCAGTTTCACGGTCACTTAACGCTGCTGATGCCCGAAGATATACCCGAAATAACAGCTGATATTCTAATCGCGAATATTGTCTTAAAACCGCTGATTGAGTTACGCGATATTTTTCTATCGTTATTAGCCCCGCATGGAAAAATCGTCTTATCGGGCATTTTAGCGTCGCAACTGCCGGAATTACTTCAGCACTATCAAGCGTATTTTTCTGCATATACGTTGCAACAGCAAGAAGAGTGGCTTTTGATCGAGGCTGTATTAAATAGATAG
- the fis gene encoding DNA-binding transcriptional regulator Fis, translating to MSIETVDSIITSTASPSTSTTSLRLRDTVKQTIERYFAQLGSAKPANIYEMVISEVETPLLEAILKYTRGNQSRAAKILGISRGTLRKKLKIYGLDE from the coding sequence ATGAGCATCGAAACTGTAGATTCAATCATAACCAGCACAGCCTCCCCTTCCACCTCAACCACTAGTTTGCGTTTACGTGATACGGTGAAACAAACCATTGAACGCTACTTCGCGCAACTGGGTTCTGCTAAACCTGCCAATATTTATGAAATGGTAATTTCAGAAGTTGAAACCCCTTTACTCGAAGCCATTCTAAAATATACCCGAGGCAATCAAAGTCGCGCGGCCAAAATTTTAGGAATTAGTCGTGGAACTTTGCGTAAAAAGCTCAAAATTTATGGCTTAGACGAGTAG